The Anaerolineae bacterium genome segment GGTTGAAGGTTGCCCATCTACGCACCAAATCGCATGTGTATTTTCTCTCAAAATGACACGCGACTTCATTCTGTTGCAGGAACATGAAAACCATTCCACGAATTTCAACCGAAAAGGATACAGTACCGCTGCTCATGTCTGCCTGCCTTCGTCGTCCGGCGCTAATCAGGTATCATACGGGGAGTGTAGCACAGCGGACCGGGTAAGCGGGGGGGGCGATGGCTTTTGCAGACATCCTGAAGGGTTACGTGCTGCCGATCGCGGCGATTTTCGCCGCCGCCTGGGTGGTGCACCGCCTGGCCAGTCGTTTCGTGGCTGCCTTCAGCGTGGTCGCCCGGCTGGCCCCGCAGCGGCTGCGAATGCGCGAGGAGCGCCGCCGTACCCTGCAGGACTTGCTCAGTAGCATGATCAGCTTCCTGGCCTTTATGGTGGCCATCCTGCTCAGCCTGAGCTTCTTTGTCGACGCCAACACGCTGATCTGGATGGTCGGCCTGTTCAGCGCGGCCTTTGGGCTGGGCGCACGACCGCTGATCAGCGACTGGTTGACCGGCATCGGCTTCATCTTCGAGGATACGTTCGATGTCGGCGAAAAGGTGGAAATCCTCGGTATTGAGGGGGTGATCGAGGCCATCAACCTGCGGACGACGCTGCTGCGCGCTCCAACTGGCGAGCTGTATGTAATGCCCAACGGTGAGATTCGCGTCATTCGCAACTTCAGCCGGGGCGCGTTTTCCACTGCCAAGATTCGCCTGAAGGTCGCCACCGCCGACCTGCAAATCGCTATCAACCTGCTGGAGGCGCTGGGACAGGATGCTGTCCTCCGCCTGCCCGATATGCTGGAGCCGTGGCAGGTACTGACCTCCGGCGAATTCGGCCAGCAGGTAGAACTGACGCTGGTGGTCAAGGCTCGCTTTGGCCGGGCGGCGGATCTGCGTTCCCAGATTCTGACGATGGTTCACCAGCGTCTGGCGGAAGCCGAGATCGTGCTGCTGAACTGAGGAACGTTGGCGGGATCCGGACGTGCGCTATAATGGCAACAAGCCAGTCCTGCGCGTGTTCCTGGCCGGAGATGGGGGCTGCCATGCCGAGCGATATTCATCCCAGCGCCATTGCCTCGCTGATTGTGGGCGATCACGGCGCGCCGTTTGATCTGCTCGGCCCGCACCCCGTCCGCGATCGCCAGGCGCTGGTCAGCATCCGCGCCTTCCGGCCCTGGGCGCGTACCCTGACCGTCGTCAACGAACGAACGGGCACGCGCTACCCCATGCAGCGCCTGCATGACGCCGGGTTTTTTGAGGCTCGCGTACGCGGGCGGTGGCCCGGCCTGCGCTACCATTTCGAGGGAGAGACCTACGCCGGACTGTCGGAGACCTTCGCCGACCCCTATGCCTTTGGCCCCCTGCTGACTGAATATGACCTGTACCTCTTCAGCGAAGGACACAACTCCCAGGCCTACCGCAAGCTGGGCGCGCACCTCCGGGAGGTGGACGGCGTGCGCGGGGTCAATTTTGCCGTCTGGGCGCCCAACGCCTACCGCGTCAGCGTGATCGGCGACTTCAACGGTTGGGACGCCCGTGTTCACCCCATGCGAGAGCATATTCCCGCCGGGGTCTGGGAATTGTTCATCCCCGGCGTGGAGCCAGGCGCCCGTTACAAATTCGATATCCGTTCCCGCGTGGAAGGCTACCACACGGAAAAGACCGATCCTTACGGCTTTCTGGCGGAGATGCGCCCGCGCACGGCTTCGATCGTGATCGATCTGGATGCCTATGCCTGGGGCGACCGCGCCTGGATGCACGCCCGCGCCGAACGCGACCCGTTGGCCGGGCCGATGGCGATCTACGAAGTGCATGCTGGCTCCTGGCGGCGCAAGAACGGCTATGAGTGGCTGACCTACCGTGAACTGGCTGACGCGCTGATTCCCTATGTTAGCGACATGGGCTACACCCATATCGAGCTGATGCCGGTGGCCGAGCATCCGCTGGATCGCTCCTGGGGCTACCAGGTCACCGGCTATTACGCCCCGACCAGCCGTTACGGGACGCCACATGACTTCATGTACTTTGTCGACCGCTGCCACCAGCACGGCATCGGCGTGATCCTGGACTGGGTACCGGCGCACTTTCCCAAGGATGGCCACGCCCTGAGCTATTTCGATGGTACGCATCTTTACGAGCATGCCGACGTCCGCAAAGGCGAGCACCCCGACTGGGGCACATACATCTTCAACTATGGGCGTAATGAGGTACGCAGCTTCCTGCTCTCCAACGCCATCTTCTGGCTGAAGGAATACCACATCGATGGCCTGCGGGTGGACGCGGTGTCGTCCATGCTTTACCTGGATTTTGGCCGCCGGGCCGGGGAGTGGATTCCCAACAGTTACGGCGGTAATGAGAACCTGGAGGCCATCCGCTTCCTGCAGGAGTTGAACACCGTCGTGCATGGCGAGGCCCCCGGCACGGTCACAATCGCCGAGGAATCGACCGCCTGGCCGATGGTCTCCCGCCCGACCTATCTGGGCGGGCTGGGCTTCACCCTCAAATGGAACATGGGCTGGATGCACGACACGCTGGACTACATCCGGCTTGACCCGATCTACCGCCGCTTCCACCACCATAACCTGACCTTCTCACTGATGTACGCCTTCAGCGAGAATTTCGTGCTGTCGCTCTCGCACGATGAGGTGGTACACGGCAAGGGATCGCTGATCAACAAGGCCTTCGGCGACTGGTGGCAAAAGTTTGCCACGCTGCGCCTGCTGCTGGGCTACCAGTACACCCACCCCGGTAAGAAGCTGACCTTCATGGGTCAGGAATTCGGCCAGTGGTCGGAGTGGAGCGAGGCGCGCAGCCTGGACTGGCACCTGCTGGACGAGTGGCCGATGCACCGCAAGATGCAGGCCTGGGCGCGTGACCTCAACCATCTCTACCGCCGCGAACCGGCGCTTTATGAGCAGGACTTTACCCCCGAAGGCTTCGAGTGGATCGAGGCCAACGACGCCGAGCAGAGCGTCTATTCGTACATTCGCTTTGCCAGGGATCGGCGGGATTACCTGGTGGTCGTTCTCAACTTTACGCCTGTGCCGCGCTACGGCTACCGGATCGGCGTGCCGGAGGCAGGCTACTACCGCGAGGTGCTCAACAGCGACGCCGAGAGCTATGGCGGCAGCAATGTGGGCAACCTGGGTGGCCGACTGGCGGAGCCGATTGCCTGGCACCGCTACCCGCACAGCCTGAGCCTGACCCTCCCGCCGCTGGGGATCGTGATCCTCAAGCGGCAGAAGGCCGGCGAATACCTGCTGGCGGGCCAGGACTGACCCCATGAAGCTCGCCCTGGTTCATGACTGGCTCAACCAGGTCGGCGGTGCGGAGGATGTGCTGGCCGACCTGACCGTGCTCTACCCCGACGCTCCGATCTACACCAGCATCTACGCCCCGGCACGGATGCCTGCCGCCCTGCGCGACCGGGACATCCGCACCCTGTGGCTGAATCGCCTGCCAGGCATCCACGATCACCACCAGCCCTACCTGCCGCTTTACCCGCTGGGCTGGAGCGGGCTGGATCTTTCTGGCTATGATGTGATCCTCAGCAATAAAAGTGGTTTCTGTCATGGCGTGCAGCATGGGCCAAAGACGTTGCACATCTGCTACTGCCTGACTCCCACGCGCTACGTCTGGCAGTTCGAAAGCTATGTCCAGCGGGAAGCCCTCAGCCCGGCGCAGGTGGCTCTGCTGCGCCCGCTGATCGCCCTGCTGCGCCGCTGGGATCGTGCCGCCGCCAACCGCGTCGATCACTTTATCGCCATTAGCACGGAGATTCAGGAGCGCATCCGGCGCTTCTACGGGCGCGAGTCAATGATCATCTACCCGCCAGTGGAAACCGCCCGCTTCCAGCCTGTCCCGCCGGAGGAAGTCGGGGACTACTTCCTGGTCGTTTCCCGTCACATCCCCTATAAGCGGCTGGACCTGGCCGTGCAGGCCTGCACGGCGCTGGGTCTGCCGCTCAAGGTCGGCGGGCGCGGGCGCGATACGGAGCGTCTGCGGGCGCTGGCCGGGCCAACGGTTGAGTTTCTGGGCTACGTCCCGGAGGATGAACTGCCCGGTCTGATGGCCCGCTGCCGGGCCTTCCTGTTTCCGGGGCTGGAAGACTTCGGCATCGCGCCGCTACAGGCCAACGCCGCCGGACGGCCAGTGATCGCCTATGCGGGCGGCGGCGCGCTGGAGACCGTGATCCCTGGCGTGACCGGCGAGCATTTCCCGGAGCAAACGGTGGAAAGTCTGGCGGCGGTTCTGCAAGCCTTCGATCCGGCCCGCTACGATCCGGCAACGCTGCGCGCCCACGCCCTCCGGTTTGACACAGGCGTGTTCCGGCGGCAGATCGCCGCCTATGTCGAGGAAGCCTGGGCGGATTTCCAGCAGGGCCAGCGGCGGCGCTGATTGGCGCCTCTCTACCGGCGCTGCCTCAATCCGTGGGCCAGCTTTCGCTCTCGCCGGGCATATAGTCGCGCAGGATCGAACCGCCGATGAATTCCCGCAGCAGTGAGTCGTAGGGGATAAAGCGCACCAGATCCTCCGGCATCGGTCGCACCCAGCTCAGGAAGGAAAGCAGCCGCTTGGCCTCGGTGTAGTTGCGCGAATGGCGGCTGACCTGGCGCAACAGCGGCTCCGCCAGCGGGCGCAACACTGCCAGCTCGTAGACCAGGGATGTATTGAACATCACATCGGCGTTTTCCTGGTAGGGGAAGATGTATTGTTTCTCCCCGCGCCGGACGCTCGGCCAGCGCTCCAGGGTATCCATAACGGTGTAGCCGCGGTACGTGGCATCGCGCACGATCCGCCGCAACATGCGCACGTCGGTTGTCGGGATGCGGTTATGCCGGTCGATGTTCAACTGGGTCAGGGCGGAGACGTAGATCCGGTACGTCAGATCGGTCGGGATGTCCGGTAGCAGTGCCGGGTTCAGGCCGTGAATGCCTTCCACAATCAGGATGTGCTCCGGTGAAAGCTGGACGGTTTTCCCCGGCTGTGATTTGCCGGTCAGGAAGTCAAAGTGGGGGATGGTCACGGCCTTGCCGTGCATCAGGCCCAGCAACTGCTCGTTGAGCAGGGGGCGGTTGAGCGCTTCCAGCGCCTCGAAGTTGTACTGACCCTGCTCGTCGCGGGGGGTTTTGTCCCGGTCGACGAAGTAGTGATCCATCGCCAGCGGGTAGGGCTTGAGACCCTGAGCCAGCAATTGCACGGCCAAACGCTTGGAGAAAGTGGTCTTGCCGGAAGAAGACGGCCCGGCGATCAGCACCAGGCGCACCCCCTCCTGATGGCGGGCGGCAATGCGGGCGGCGATCTCCGTGATGTGCTGGTCGTGCAACGCTTCGGCCACCAGCACCAGCTCCCGCCCGCGCCCATTGTTGACGGCGTCGTTGAGCGCGCCGATATCTTCCACGCCGAGCAGCTCCAGCCAGTGCTGCTGGCGCTCAAACACGTCGGCGATCTTGTCGCTCGGCTCATAGGGGCGGATGACTTCCGGGCTTTCCTGGCGGGGATACATGATCAGGAAGCCATCCGGCGGGTAGGGCCGCAGCTTGAACGTCCTGAGGTAGCCAGTGGAAGGCACCATGTAGCCGAAGAAATAATCGGCAATCCCGCGCAGGGTGTACAGCACCAGGTAATCTTTCTCGCGGATGGTCAGCAGGCGCAGTTTGTCATCATCGCCGCGCATCTTAAACAGGGCGATGGCGTCCTCCAGGGGCACCTGACGACGGCGGATCGGGTCATCAGCAGCGACGATAGCCTGCATATGCTGCTCAAGTTGCGCCAGTTCGGTCTCGCTCAGGCGCGGACGACCACGCAGGCGGCAATAGTAGGCGCCGGTCGGCAGCGAGTGGTCGACCACCACCTGCGCCTCCGGGAACAGTTCCGCCGCTGCTACCACCAGCAGGAAGACCAGCGAACGGCGGTAGATGCGACCGCCATCGCTGCTGCGCAGCGTCACCGCTTCAACTGTCAGGTCGTGCTCGACCGGGATGGTTAGTTCACGCAACTCGTTTTCAACCAGGGCCGCGATCGGACGGTCGCCGCCTTTCATGGCGTGCCAAGCGCGGAAGTATTCCTCCAGCGGTGTGCCGATCGGAGCGCTGAGGATTGTCCCGTCAGTGAAGGTGACCAGCGCCTCCTTGCGCGGCTCAGCCGGAGTCACGAGTACGGGATGGTTGGTGGTCATGGTGGTACTGCATACCTCACGATCATCGAGCCTGAAGCGTTACAACTGACTCAGGGATAGCCTGAGGATACCCGCCAGGTCCCGGGGCCACCCCCCTAAAGATTGGCGATTTTCCGCCCCGGCGGCCTGCCTGAGGATCGCTGATGCCGCCGGTGAAAAGGAAGGGCACGGCCTCCCGCGCCCCTCTCCGCCTCTATCATACCGCGCCTGGCCCGCCGCGCTAATCCTCTGCCAGCAGTACCGCGCCACTCCGCGCTGAAAGGGTCAGTCGGACGTGCCCCCCGGTGGCCTGAACGTCTGCTGGCGCGCCATAGGCCACCGTAAAGGCCCGCTCAAAGGGCAGGTCAAAGGCGGCGGGCGCTGTGCCTGTGTTGAAGATGACCAGCGCCGCATCGCTGCCCAGATCGCGGCGGTAGGCCAGCCGGTCGCCTTCCGCCAGCACGGTCGTGTACGTCCCGCGCCGCAGGACGGGATGCGCCCGGCGCAGCGCGATTGTTTCCCGGGTGACCTGCCATAGCTCGCCTTGCAGGGCTTCCAGTCGGTCCCAGGGGATGGTATTGCGGCAGGCAGGCTCGTACCCGCCGGTCAGCCCCAGCTCATCGCCGTAGTAGACGCATGGCGCGCCGGGCAGGGTCATCTGGCACAGGGTGGCCAGCTTGAACGCGCTGGCATCCTCGCCAACCATGGTCAGGAAGCGCGGCGTATCATGGCTGCCCAGCAGGTTCAGCTGAGCCTGTACGATCTCCCAGTCGTATAGGCTGATCGTCTCCTCGATCTGGCGGGCAAAGGCCTTCGCATCCAGCGCCTTGACCTCGTACGGCCCGTGATGCAGCCCGCTGAGCGTCCGCCGCCCGAAGTAACCGATGGCCGGGCGGGTGAATAAATAGTTCATCACCGCGTCGAACTGGTCGCCGGCCAGCCAGCGCTGGGCCGGGAACCAGATCTCGCCAACGATGTAAGCATCTGGATTGGCGGCCTTGACCCGCCGCCGGAATTCCCGCCAGAACTCGTCATCGTCGATCTCCTCCGGCACGTCCAGCCGCCAGCCATCCGCGCCGAAGTGAATCCAGTGTTCGGCCACACCCCAGATGAACTCGCGCACGGCGGGCGTCTTTGTATTGAACTTGGGCAGCGCCGGCAAATCCCACCAGGCCGCGTAGTTGGGCTTGCGGACGCCGTAGGCCTTGACCGGGAAATCGTGGAAAGTAAACCAGTCCAGGTAGGGGGAATGCTCCCCGCATTCGAGGGTCATATTGAACTGGAAGAAGCCGCGGCTGGCGTGGTTGAACACACCGTCGATCACGATGCGCATGCCGCGGGCATGGGCGGCATCCAGCAGAGCGCGGAACGCCGCATCGCCGCCCAGCAGCGGATCGACATGGCGGTAATCATGGGTGTGATACCGGTGGTTGGAGGCCGATTGAAAGATCGGGTTGAAGTAAATGGCGGTGACGCCCAGCGTCTCCAGGTAATCCAGGCGCTCCATCACCCCCAGCAGATCGCCGCCTTTGAAGCCATGAACCGTCGGCGGGCTGTCCCAGCTTTCCAGGTTGGCGGGCTTGGGAACCGCCGCGCTACGGGCAAAGCGATCGGGGAAGATCTGGTAGAACACGGCATCTTTCACCCAGTCGGGCGTTTGCACGGTCATCTAAACTGCTCTCCTGTCGGATGAAGACGGATAACAAGGAGGATACACGGGCGGCGCGGCTATTTCTCGTCGGGCGGGGAATCCTCCTCGATGTACTGCGGCGGCTGGAAGTTCTCGCGCGGCCCTTCCGGCGGGATCATCTGCATCCGTGCCGGTCGCCCCAGGTCGATCAACTCGCGATCGGTGATCTCACGGCCATTGTAGCGGCGGTAGAGGGCAGGGTTCTCGTCGCCGTCGACCGTGTAACGCCAGCGCGCCCGCCCGACCTGCCGCAGCACCGAGCCGCAGTAGTCGCAGTGGACGGTGCGCCGTACCCGCGGGATGCCCAGCAGGCGCCGTCCGCGGTTGACCACCGTCAATGCGCCGCGCTGGCAGACAGGGCAGGTTTCGATCACAAAGCCGCCCGCGTAACGGGCCGCGCCGATCGCGCCCAGGGCATAGAGGATCGCGTAGATGATCACCAGCAGGGCCAGCCCGCCGCCGATCAGGACATCACGCGGCAGGGCAGCCAAGCGGGCCAGCAGCCCGCCATCCGCCGCTGTGCCCTCGCCTGCTGCCGGAAGGCTGGCGGTGGCAGGCGGCGTTGGCG includes the following:
- a CDS encoding mechanosensitive ion channel: MAFADILKGYVLPIAAIFAAAWVVHRLASRFVAAFSVVARLAPQRLRMREERRRTLQDLLSSMISFLAFMVAILLSLSFFVDANTLIWMVGLFSAAFGLGARPLISDWLTGIGFIFEDTFDVGEKVEILGIEGVIEAINLRTTLLRAPTGELYVMPNGEIRVIRNFSRGAFSTAKIRLKVATADLQIAINLLEALGQDAVLRLPDMLEPWQVLTSGEFGQQVELTLVVKARFGRAADLRSQILTMVHQRLAEAEIVLLN
- a CDS encoding nucleoside kinase; the protein is MTTNHPVLVTPAEPRKEALVTFTDGTILSAPIGTPLEEYFRAWHAMKGGDRPIAALVENELRELTIPVEHDLTVEAVTLRSSDGGRIYRRSLVFLLVVAAAELFPEAQVVVDHSLPTGAYYCRLRGRPRLSETELAQLEQHMQAIVAADDPIRRRQVPLEDAIALFKMRGDDDKLRLLTIREKDYLVLYTLRGIADYFFGYMVPSTGYLRTFKLRPYPPDGFLIMYPRQESPEVIRPYEPSDKIADVFERQQHWLELLGVEDIGALNDAVNNGRGRELVLVAEALHDQHITEIAARIAARHQEGVRLVLIAGPSSSGKTTFSKRLAVQLLAQGLKPYPLAMDHYFVDRDKTPRDEQGQYNFEALEALNRPLLNEQLLGLMHGKAVTIPHFDFLTGKSQPGKTVQLSPEHILIVEGIHGLNPALLPDIPTDLTYRIYVSALTQLNIDRHNRIPTTDVRMLRRIVRDATYRGYTVMDTLERWPSVRRGEKQYIFPYQENADVMFNTSLVYELAVLRPLAEPLLRQVSRHSRNYTEAKRLLSFLSWVRPMPEDLVRFIPYDSLLREFIGGSILRDYMPGESESWPTD
- the glgB gene encoding 1,4-alpha-glucan branching protein GlgB; the encoded protein is MPSDIHPSAIASLIVGDHGAPFDLLGPHPVRDRQALVSIRAFRPWARTLTVVNERTGTRYPMQRLHDAGFFEARVRGRWPGLRYHFEGETYAGLSETFADPYAFGPLLTEYDLYLFSEGHNSQAYRKLGAHLREVDGVRGVNFAVWAPNAYRVSVIGDFNGWDARVHPMREHIPAGVWELFIPGVEPGARYKFDIRSRVEGYHTEKTDPYGFLAEMRPRTASIVIDLDAYAWGDRAWMHARAERDPLAGPMAIYEVHAGSWRRKNGYEWLTYRELADALIPYVSDMGYTHIELMPVAEHPLDRSWGYQVTGYYAPTSRYGTPHDFMYFVDRCHQHGIGVILDWVPAHFPKDGHALSYFDGTHLYEHADVRKGEHPDWGTYIFNYGRNEVRSFLLSNAIFWLKEYHIDGLRVDAVSSMLYLDFGRRAGEWIPNSYGGNENLEAIRFLQELNTVVHGEAPGTVTIAEESTAWPMVSRPTYLGGLGFTLKWNMGWMHDTLDYIRLDPIYRRFHHHNLTFSLMYAFSENFVLSLSHDEVVHGKGSLINKAFGDWWQKFATLRLLLGYQYTHPGKKLTFMGQEFGQWSEWSEARSLDWHLLDEWPMHRKMQAWARDLNHLYRREPALYEQDFTPEGFEWIEANDAEQSVYSYIRFARDRRDYLVVVLNFTPVPRYGYRIGVPEAGYYREVLNSDAESYGGSNVGNLGGRLAEPIAWHRYPHSLSLTLPPLGIVILKRQKAGEYLLAGQD
- a CDS encoding DUF3459 domain-containing protein produces the protein MTVQTPDWVKDAVFYQIFPDRFARSAAVPKPANLESWDSPPTVHGFKGGDLLGVMERLDYLETLGVTAIYFNPIFQSASNHRYHTHDYRHVDPLLGGDAAFRALLDAAHARGMRIVIDGVFNHASRGFFQFNMTLECGEHSPYLDWFTFHDFPVKAYGVRKPNYAAWWDLPALPKFNTKTPAVREFIWGVAEHWIHFGADGWRLDVPEEIDDDEFWREFRRRVKAANPDAYIVGEIWFPAQRWLAGDQFDAVMNYLFTRPAIGYFGRRTLSGLHHGPYEVKALDAKAFARQIEETISLYDWEIVQAQLNLLGSHDTPRFLTMVGEDASAFKLATLCQMTLPGAPCVYYGDELGLTGGYEPACRNTIPWDRLEALQGELWQVTRETIALRRAHPVLRRGTYTTVLAEGDRLAYRRDLGSDAALVIFNTGTAPAAFDLPFERAFTVAYGAPADVQATGGHVRLTLSARSGAVLLAED
- a CDS encoding glycosyltransferase; its protein translation is MKLALVHDWLNQVGGAEDVLADLTVLYPDAPIYTSIYAPARMPAALRDRDIRTLWLNRLPGIHDHHQPYLPLYPLGWSGLDLSGYDVILSNKSGFCHGVQHGPKTLHICYCLTPTRYVWQFESYVQREALSPAQVALLRPLIALLRRWDRAAANRVDHFIAISTEIQERIRRFYGRESMIIYPPVETARFQPVPPEEVGDYFLVVSRHIPYKRLDLAVQACTALGLPLKVGGRGRDTERLRALAGPTVEFLGYVPEDELPGLMARCRAFLFPGLEDFGIAPLQANAAGRPVIAYAGGGALETVIPGVTGEHFPEQTVESLAAVLQAFDPARYDPATLRAHALRFDTGVFRRQIAAYVEEAWADFQQGQRRR